GACAATCAACTTTATACTTACCTTTTTGGGAAACCCCCCCCATTGGTCCACCCGAAATAACACCCGAATAGTTTACTCTATTTAAATAAAATGTAGCAAATCCATCATCTAATACAGATGTATCTTCACTTATATATATCGATTTCTGTCTTTCTCTCTCTTCAATTGTCACTGGCGTTTCATCTAAAAGTTTTAGAAAGTTTTCAGTATCATGTATTACGGAATACCAGAAATTATAGATGTGAGAATCAAAATCATTTAGAATTACATTCTGTACAACTCCTTCCACAAGTAGTGCTAAACCAATTGCGAATCCACCAGCGAAAGGCTCTACATATGTTTTGTCTTGAAGTCCGTTTTCGACAATCAGTTTTTTGACTTTATCGTAAATTTTAAATTTACCTCCTGGATATCTCAGTGGAGAAATTGTTTGTTTCATAATTATTTCCTCTTCTCAACGAGTTTACAATATTCTAAATAAGAATTTGGCAACCAATCAGATAAATCTAATGGATTAAAAAATATCATATTGGAAACATTGTCACTTTTTTTCAATAATGCTGGTATAACTTCGATATTATTCAATACTTCTTTTTTGGCAATTCTTGAGTTTTCTTCGATAAGTCTGAGTAGCGGTTCTAAATAATCTTGTTGCTTGCTTTCACTGTATGGTTGAGGATAAACATCAAACTGAGCATAATCTAGTAACTGTAACGCTAAGTCCCTATTAAACAGGTCATGATTTCTTTGGTTCCAATAATTATCTAGACAGTTTTTACATGCTCTAGAACATTCACACTCTGTCAAAATTCTCCTTGACTGATCTAGTACTTGATCTAATATTGAACCA
This DNA window, taken from Erysipelothrix larvae, encodes the following:
- a CDS encoding DNA adenine methylase, encoding MKQTISPLRYPGGKFKIYDKVKKLIVENGLQDKTYVEPFAGGFAIGLALLVEGVVQNVILNDFDSHIYNFWYSVIHDTENFLKLLDETPVTIEERERQKSIYISEDTSVLDDGFATFYLNRVNYSGVISGGPMGGVSQKGKYKVDCRYNKVNIKNRIELIASFSENIELFNRDASDLIINELHQRIDTLFYNIDPPYVNKGHQLYKNYFMENDHVELKDVITQHLGDGQWIITYDDCELINLIYNRFIIIKYSIMHTAGRSSLGKEVVISNNANFLKNW